One Fontisphaera persica DNA window includes the following coding sequences:
- a CDS encoding SH3 domain-containing protein: MKHSSRFFLGACLALALGSPLLRADTTREPDVRTARTDRINIRGQPSTAGEVLGQLNTGDRVTVLEVVRVDKPKAGDATNWLKIALPPTVPVWVHSQFVDTNKMTVSANRLNVRGGPGENFSVVGRVERGEKLKLIRRKDEWLQIAPPMGSFGYVVAEFFTAPAPPPVAVTPPPPVETAPPPVVTPPVAPPATSPPPSVVVVAPPVITNPPTVVTPPAPLPDIIKEEADAKERNLAKIRGYRTPPTGPGTNLVVEVEAAPRRIVTREGMVRYTVHINAPSWYVLEALDTRKVINYLHPASTNIVLGQFRDKRVMVTGEEGLDRRWPNTPVLRIQKPEDIQPVE, translated from the coding sequence ATGAAACATTCATCGCGCTTTTTCCTGGGGGCCTGTCTGGCGCTGGCCTTGGGGTCACCCCTGTTGCGGGCCGACACCACCCGCGAGCCGGATGTCCGCACCGCCCGCACGGACCGCATCAACATTCGCGGCCAGCCCTCCACCGCCGGCGAAGTGCTCGGCCAGTTGAACACCGGCGACCGCGTCACCGTCCTGGAAGTGGTGCGCGTGGACAAACCCAAGGCCGGGGACGCCACCAACTGGCTCAAAATCGCCCTTCCCCCCACCGTGCCGGTGTGGGTCCACAGCCAGTTTGTGGACACCAACAAAATGACCGTCAGCGCCAACCGCCTCAACGTCCGTGGCGGCCCGGGTGAAAATTTCAGCGTGGTGGGCCGGGTGGAGCGCGGGGAAAAGCTCAAGTTGATTCGCCGCAAAGATGAGTGGCTGCAAATCGCGCCGCCGATGGGCAGCTTTGGTTATGTGGTGGCAGAGTTTTTCACCGCCCCGGCGCCGCCGCCGGTCGCCGTGACTCCACCACCCCCGGTGGAAACGGCGCCGCCGCCGGTGGTCACGCCACCGGTCGCTCCGCCGGCCACTTCCCCGCCCCCGTCGGTGGTCGTCGTTGCGCCGCCGGTCATCACCAATCCGCCCACGGTGGTCACCCCGCCTGCGCCCCTGCCGGATATCATCAAGGAAGAAGCGGATGCGAAGGAGCGCAACCTGGCCAAGATTCGCGGCTATCGCACCCCGCCCACCGGCCCGGGGACCAATCTGGTGGTCGAGGTGGAGGCGGCGCCGCGGCGCATCGTCACCCGCGAAGGCATGGTGCGCTACACCGTGCACATCAACGCCCCCAGTTGGTATGTGCTGGAGGCGCTGGACACGCGCAAGGTCATCAACTATTTGCACCCGGCCAGCACCAACATTGTCCTGGGCCAGTTCCGTGACAAACGCGTCATGGTCACCGGCGAGGAAGGTTTGGACCGCCGCTGGCCCAACACCCCCGTGCTGCGCATCCAGAAACCGGAGGACATTCAGCCGGTCGAGTAA
- a CDS encoding bifunctional 5,10-methylenetetrahydrofolate dehydrogenase/5,10-methenyltetrahydrofolate cyclohydrolase, with product MNNLIDGRAIAEQLHQETAARVAALKARGVQPGLVFVRVGEDPASRVYVGMKARMSERLGIRSVTHVLPESTTEAELLALLERLNGDAEVHGILVQAPLPKHIRHQVIYAAVAPHKDVDGFHPVNVGKLMLGDTTGFRPCTPAGIQELLIRSHIPTDGAEVVILGRGEIVGKPMAAILCQKAPHANGTVTLCHSRTRDIASHCRRADILIAAMGVPLFVKADMVKPGAVVIDVGVNRIPDPAAKDGTRLVGDVDFAAVQPVAGRITPNPGGVGPMTIAVLMQNTVRAAEMAAGLK from the coding sequence ATGAACAATCTGATTGACGGCCGCGCCATTGCGGAGCAGTTGCACCAGGAAACCGCCGCCCGCGTCGCCGCCCTCAAGGCCCGGGGCGTGCAGCCCGGCCTGGTTTTTGTGCGGGTGGGCGAAGACCCCGCCTCGCGCGTCTATGTGGGCATGAAAGCCCGCATGAGTGAGCGGCTGGGCATTCGCTCCGTCACGCATGTCCTGCCCGAGTCCACCACGGAGGCCGAGCTGCTGGCGCTGCTGGAGCGACTGAACGGCGATGCCGAAGTCCACGGCATCCTCGTCCAGGCCCCGCTGCCCAAACACATCCGCCACCAGGTCATCTACGCCGCCGTGGCCCCCCACAAGGACGTGGATGGCTTTCATCCGGTGAATGTGGGCAAGTTGATGCTGGGCGACACCACCGGCTTTCGCCCCTGCACGCCGGCGGGCATTCAGGAATTGCTCATTCGCTCCCACATTCCCACCGACGGCGCCGAAGTGGTGATTCTCGGGCGCGGCGAAATCGTGGGCAAACCCATGGCAGCTATTCTTTGTCAGAAAGCCCCGCACGCCAACGGCACCGTGACCCTCTGCCATTCCCGCACGCGCGACATTGCCAGCCATTGCCGGCGGGCGGATATTCTGATTGCGGCCATGGGCGTGCCGCTCTTTGTCAAGGCGGACATGGTCAAGCCCGGCGCGGTGGTCATTGATGTGGGCGTCAACCGCATCCCGGACCCCGCTGCCAAGGACGGCACGCGCCTGGTGGGCGATGTGGACTTTGCCGCCGTCCAACCTGTCGCCGGCCGCATCACGCCCAACCCCGGCGGGGTAGGGCCGATGACCATTGCCGTGCTGATGCAAAACACCGTGCGCGCGGCGGAAATGGCGGCCGGCCTCAAATAA
- a CDS encoding DUF6941 family protein, translating to MDPTRILPDLQCSVLCEDVRQEANGNFILIGVINAIVVPGLPVTAGRVIFFNRWTAGLGRFRETLRLVAPDQATVLSKREVNFELPHPNGHAINIAVLPNVTFHVPGTYFVEVLVDDVMKIRYPVNLVVLPPQGQPAPGTPPPAET from the coding sequence ATGGACCCCACCCGCATCCTCCCTGACCTGCAATGCTCCGTCCTGTGCGAAGACGTCCGCCAGGAAGCCAACGGCAACTTCATCCTTATTGGCGTCATCAACGCCATTGTGGTGCCCGGGCTGCCCGTGACGGCCGGGCGCGTCATCTTCTTCAATCGCTGGACGGCGGGCCTCGGGCGCTTTCGCGAAACGCTCCGTTTGGTGGCGCCGGACCAGGCCACGGTCCTGAGCAAACGCGAGGTCAACTTCGAGCTGCCGCATCCCAACGGCCATGCCATCAACATTGCCGTGCTGCCCAACGTCACCTTCCACGTCCCGGGCACCTATTTTGTTGAGGTGCTGGTGGACGACGTCATGAAGATTCGCTACCCGGTGAATCTGGTGGTGCTGCCTCCCCAAGGCCAGCCCGCTCCCGGGACGCCTCCGCCGGCGGAGACTTGA
- a CDS encoding glutaredoxin family protein: protein MPPRSIRLFIKPYCPWCHQAEAWLKARGLRYEALDVIHHPEHRAQMYALSGQTLAPVIEVDGRVLADFDTAQLERWWRQQGWD from the coding sequence ATGCCCCCGCGTAGCATTCGCCTGTTCATCAAACCGTATTGCCCCTGGTGTCATCAGGCTGAGGCCTGGCTCAAGGCCCGCGGCCTGCGCTATGAGGCGCTGGATGTCATTCACCACCCGGAGCATCGCGCCCAGATGTATGCCCTCAGCGGCCAGACGCTGGCGCCTGTCATTGAGGTGGATGGCCGGGTGCTGGCGGATTTCGACACCGCCCAACTGGAGCGCTGGTGGCGGCAACAAGGGTGGGATTAA
- a CDS encoding cupin domain-containing protein: MEVKNLDELPAFITKDGSEIRELLAPRNSRLLNQSLAEARLPIGGATTEHYHARTEEIYFILSGTGRMRVEGEERPVKPGDAIAIPPGHWHKLWNTGPEPLRLLCCCAPAYEHDDTYLVEG, translated from the coding sequence ATGGAAGTGAAAAACCTCGACGAGCTGCCGGCCTTCATCACCAAAGACGGCTCGGAAATCCGCGAATTGCTGGCGCCGCGCAACTCCCGCCTTTTGAATCAAAGCCTGGCTGAGGCCCGCCTGCCCATCGGCGGGGCCACGACGGAGCATTACCATGCGCGGACGGAGGAGATTTATTTCATCCTGTCCGGCACGGGCCGGATGCGGGTGGAAGGCGAGGAGCGGCCCGTCAAGCCGGGGGACGCCATCGCCATACCGCCGGGACACTGGCATAAGTTGTGGAATACCGGCCCCGAGCCCCTGCGGCTGCTGTGCTGCTGCGCGCCGGCCTACGAGCACGACGATACTTATTTAGTGGAAGGTTGA